AAATGGAGCGGGCAAAACTACTCTTTTAAAGTTGCTTTCTACAGTTACTAATTTAACTAGTGGAGAATTAGAAATTGCTAATGAAAAAGTTACTGAGGAAGCAATCAGTTTAAGAAAAGATATTGGAGTGATTTCTCATAATACTTTCTTATATGATGATTTAACTGCTTATGAAAATTTAAAATTCTATGGGGAAATGTATGAAGTACCCGATCTAGAGGACTGTATTTTTAATGTGATTGATAAAGTAGGGCTGAATTTTTGTTTTCATGACTTAGTCCGAACTTTTTCTCGAGGGATGAAACAAAGATTATCTATTGCTCGAGCTATTCTTCACTTGCCAGATTTACTATTATTAGATGAGCCATATACTGGTTTAGATCAACATGCCATTGAAATGTTAAATACGGTCATTAATGATCTTAATACTAAGCAACGAACTATAGTAATGATTACTCATAATTTCCAGCAAGGATTAAATTTAAGTGATAGTTTTTTAATATTAGTTAATGGTCAAATCAAGTTTGAAGGAGTTAGTGCTGAGTTCACCTTATCAGAGTTACAGAAGAAATATAAAGAAGTGTTAGGAGAGTAGTAAATGACTTTTTTTAAACAAGTAAAGGCATTGGTCTGGAAGGATTTAAAATCAGAATTTAGAACAAAAGAAATGTTAAGTGCTATGTTAATCTTTGCTTTTTTAGTTATAGTTATCTTTAGTTTTGCTTTTGATCCTACTGATAAAGATTTACAACAAGTCTTTCCAGGCATTATTTGGGTTGCATTTATATTCTCAGGAATCTTAGGACTGAACCGTTCATTTGTTTCAGAGAAAAAGAATAATAGTATTCAGGGCTTGATGTTATGTCCGGCTGACAGAAGTGTTATTTATTTTGGTAAAGTAATTACCAATTTAATTTTGATGTTAATTGTAGAATTTATTTCTTTACCAATCTTTATTATTCTGTTTGATTACAGATTCAGTGGGTCTATACTTAAGTTAGTTTTGGTTATTTTGTTAGGAACCTTTGGTTTTGTTTCTATTGGGACATTCTTGGCTGCTCTAACTGCTAATACTAGAACGAGTGAAGTATTACTACCAATTATTCTTTTTCCTGTAGTTGTACCTCTAATAATTGGTGCAGTAGAATCTACAGAAGCTATTTTTATTGGTAAGGGCATTAGTGAAATTTTACCCTGGTTAAAGATATTAGGAATTTATGATTTAATCTTTATTACTGTTCCATTTATGTTATTTGAGTTTTTGCTGGAGGTGTAAATAGTGGAGATATTAGATAGAGGTAATAAATATAGTAACATTTTAGGGATATTATCCTTCATAGTTACTTCTATAGGATTGTATATGGTCTTTAATTATGCTCCTACAGAAAAGGTTATGGGGCATATTCAACGACTTTTTTATTTTCATGTGGCTGCAGCTTGGATTGCATTTTTTGCTTTTTTTGTAGTCTTTATAGCTAGCATTCTTT
This region of Selenihalanaerobacter shriftii genomic DNA includes:
- a CDS encoding heme exporter protein CcmB; this encodes MTFFKQVKALVWKDLKSEFRTKEMLSAMLIFAFLVIVIFSFAFDPTDKDLQQVFPGIIWVAFIFSGILGLNRSFVSEKKNNSIQGLMLCPADRSVIYFGKVITNLILMLIVEFISLPIFIILFDYRFSGSILKLVLVILLGTFGFVSIGTFLAALTANTRTSEVLLPIILFPVVVPLIIGAVESTEAIFIGKGISEILPWLKILGIYDLIFITVPFMLFEFLLEV
- the ccmA gene encoding heme ABC exporter ATP-binding protein CcmA, whose translation is MGNQSLLSVKDLSKDIGKKNILNNISFSLEAGEVLSVFGPNGAGKTTLLKLLSTVTNLTSGELEIANEKVTEEAISLRKDIGVISHNTFLYDDLTAYENLKFYGEMYEVPDLEDCIFNVIDKVGLNFCFHDLVRTFSRGMKQRLSIARAILHLPDLLLLDEPYTGLDQHAIEMLNTVINDLNTKQRTIVMITHNFQQGLNLSDSFLILVNGQIKFEGVSAEFTLSELQKKYKEVLGE